A stretch of the Haloarcula ordinaria genome encodes the following:
- a CDS encoding proteasome assembly chaperone family protein, which yields MPTDVPSFDIETDTGVDVGDTLIVGTANLGLAGLTAIDYLVTHTLTEQTGHVRTRNLPDITPFTDGEPRNPMRLYSATESDISLLISEIFVPVWAGEPLADGVAAWVTDHGFEEVCLLHGVPFPHGPDEHVVFHVGTPEFRTRRIDSSEIRPLAGGFFEGFVSEFLVQSLDGRVPPTGVLTTPTHPPGPDFEAALRFLDALESLYGLEVDESELEARSEEMKQYYEELTTRLQSMEESEASGRDYPEDRMYM from the coding sequence ATGCCGACAGACGTACCATCGTTCGACATCGAGACGGACACCGGCGTCGACGTGGGCGACACGCTCATCGTCGGGACGGCGAACCTCGGACTCGCGGGGCTGACGGCTATCGACTACCTGGTCACGCATACGCTCACCGAACAGACCGGCCACGTCAGGACCCGGAACTTACCGGACATCACGCCCTTCACCGACGGCGAACCGCGCAACCCGATGCGGCTGTATTCAGCCACCGAGTCCGACATCTCGCTGCTCATCAGCGAGATATTCGTCCCGGTCTGGGCGGGCGAACCACTCGCCGACGGCGTGGCCGCCTGGGTCACCGACCACGGATTCGAGGAGGTCTGTCTCCTCCACGGGGTCCCGTTCCCCCACGGACCCGACGAGCACGTCGTCTTCCACGTCGGGACCCCCGAGTTCCGGACTCGTCGAATCGATTCGAGTGAAATCAGACCCCTCGCGGGCGGATTCTTCGAGGGCTTCGTCAGTGAGTTCCTGGTGCAGAGTCTCGACGGGCGGGTTCCGCCGACGGGCGTTCTGACGACGCCGACGCACCCGCCGGGCCCCGACTTCGAGGCCGCACTCCGGTTCCTCGACGCGCTCGAATCGCTCTACGGGCTCGAAGTCGACGAGTCCGAGCTCGAGGCACGGTCCGAGGAGATGAAGCAGTACTACGAGGAACTCACGACCCGGTTACAATCGATGGAGGAGAGCGAGGCGTCCGGCCGCGACTACCCGGAAGACCGGATGTACATGTGA